From the genome of Planktothrix serta PCC 8927, one region includes:
- a CDS encoding DUF4079 domain-containing protein, with protein sequence MVFNDIIALIHPVLAVVFVFPLIGISVYMAWQTRQRRLHRSNPENKVKIPPNVGQEHLKIGRWLTGSVVGITLIALAYSIYFKGVFKALSPEKMSLAIFIVFMFGFTIASLILLYKSKPNQPLWRGIFATLTGMGIVVLGCQEGVFRRGYEWQFSHYYYGVAAALLMIFSLAIVPDIYKSNRWRIAHTVLNCIALLLFLGQGMTGTRDLLEIPLSWQQQHLYQCDWNQKTCPQPPQG encoded by the coding sequence ATGGTATTTAATGATATTATCGCATTAATTCATCCTGTATTGGCGGTGGTTTTTGTGTTTCCCTTAATTGGGATTTCCGTTTATATGGCATGGCAAACTCGTCAACGCCGTCTACACCGTTCTAATCCAGAGAATAAGGTTAAAATTCCGCCGAATGTCGGACAAGAACATTTAAAAATTGGTCGCTGGTTAACGGGTTCAGTGGTAGGAATTACCTTAATTGCCTTAGCTTATTCGATTTATTTTAAAGGGGTTTTTAAGGCTTTATCTCCTGAAAAAATGTCTTTAGCTATTTTTATTGTGTTCATGTTTGGATTTACGATCGCTTCCCTAATTTTACTCTATAAATCCAAACCTAATCAACCCCTGTGGCGAGGAATTTTTGCTACTTTAACGGGAATGGGGATTGTAGTTTTAGGATGCCAAGAGGGTGTTTTTAGACGGGGTTATGAGTGGCAATTTTCTCATTACTATTATGGAGTAGCGGCAGCATTATTAATGATTTTTTCCTTAGCCATTGTGCCTGATATTTATAAGTCTAATCGCTGGAGAATTGCCCATACGGTTTTAAATTGTATCGCTTTATTATTGTTTCTGGGTCAAGGGATGACCGGGACAAGAGATTTACTGGAAATTCCTTTAAGTTGGCAACAACAACATCTCTATCAATGTGATTGGAATCAGAAAACTTGTCCTCAACCTCCTCAAGGTTAA
- a CDS encoding type II toxin-antitoxin system HicA family toxin: protein MPKKIRELKQMLQKAGFTLLPKRGKGSHSYWVHPHIPNPIVLSGKDSKDAKPYQEKDVIAAVKELEQLEEGNES, encoded by the coding sequence ATGCCAAAAAAGATAAGAGAATTAAAACAGATGTTGCAAAAGGCAGGATTTACACTCTTACCTAAGCGGGGGAAAGGAAGTCATTCCTACTGGGTTCATCCCCATATACCAAATCCTATAGTCCTTTCTGGTAAAGATAGTAAAGATGCCAAACCTTATCAAGAAAAAGATGTCATAGCAGCAGTCAAAGAATTAGAACAGCTAGAAGAAGGGAATGAATCATGA
- the lipB gene encoding lipoyl(octanoyl) transferase LipB — translation MAVGLPCQIYYFGSVPYTLAWNWQQSLVQDRKLNPDLDDLLMLLEHPPVYTLGQGADLQFLKFDPLQSPVELHRVERGGEVTYHCPGQLVGYPILNLKRYTPDLHWYLRQLEEVLIQVLAIYGLPGERIPGLTGVWINGIKVAAVGIKVSRWITMHGFALNVCPDLRGFDAIIPCGIAHRPVGSLAQFIPGITLEQVRPQVAETFAQVFGLELIPPEVELMIN, via the coding sequence GTGGCCGTGGGTCTTCCTTGTCAAATTTATTACTTCGGTTCAGTTCCCTATACCTTAGCTTGGAACTGGCAGCAATCCTTGGTTCAAGACCGAAAGCTCAACCCCGATCTCGATGATCTGTTGATGCTCTTGGAACATCCCCCTGTCTATACCTTGGGACAAGGGGCTGATCTACAATTTCTCAAGTTTGATCCCCTCCAAAGTCCGGTTGAACTGCATCGGGTGGAACGCGGTGGGGAAGTCACTTACCACTGTCCAGGGCAGTTAGTCGGGTATCCGATTTTAAACCTCAAACGCTACACCCCCGATTTACATTGGTATTTACGGCAGTTAGAGGAAGTGTTAATTCAAGTTTTGGCAATTTATGGACTCCCCGGAGAGCGCATTCCCGGTTTAACAGGCGTTTGGATTAACGGCATCAAGGTGGCAGCCGTAGGTATTAAAGTTAGTCGTTGGATTACGATGCACGGTTTTGCCTTGAATGTCTGCCCCGACTTGAGGGGCTTTGACGCTATTATTCCCTGTGGCATTGCCCATCGACCCGTCGGCAGTTTAGCCCAATTTATTCCCGGTATTACCTTAGAACAAGTGCGTCCCCAGGTGGCCGAAACCTTTGCTCAGGTCTTTGGACTGGAGTTGATTCCTCCTGAAGTAGAATTAATGATCAATTAA
- a CDS encoding potassium channel family protein — protein sequence MKPRIIVCSLGRTGYQIFRLLKQQGAIVVGMSDRPIPQEGSDVVVGNLRSASTLLAAGVKTAHALILAGNDEAINLAILMQARILNPQIRIINRLFNTNLGTRLNQTLPDHSTMSVSALAAPVFAFAALGNQAIGQLELFNQIWPIHEELIDEDHSWLGKSLRELWAEPDRMLIYYLPFKDKIDLVSGVMADQQLQVGDRLIVALKPQTRQTQKDLKYRVFKFKRGLQKFKHYAKSALIVSLILFLTILGAALTYIVADPSYSFVDSLYFSVGMITGAGGNEQVVEHSPDAIKVFTVMMMLIGTGVVGISYALLNDFILGTRLKDYVNATRVPERNHYIICGLGELGLNIAQHLYQRGYEVVVIERDPNSRFISTAKGLKIPVFEGDASLANTLKSVNVEAAEALLAVTNDDTGNLEIALSARGLAPRLRVITRTHDSHFALMVQQVFDFEAVLNTTEIAAPAFAAAALGGRILGSGITADSLWVALGTLITPNHPFCGKRVQEVARKADFVPLYIETAYQTIHSWELLNFLLQPGDILYLTMPAHHIEQLWHSLPPERISWEDNHVLSRESSVGPGKN from the coding sequence ATGAAACCTCGAATCATCGTTTGTAGCTTAGGTCGCACAGGATATCAGATTTTTAGACTGTTGAAACAACAAGGGGCGATTGTTGTGGGGATGAGTGACCGACCGATTCCCCAAGAAGGGTCTGATGTCGTAGTTGGAAATTTACGATCGGCCTCAACTTTATTAGCAGCCGGAGTGAAAACGGCTCATGCTTTAATTTTAGCAGGAAATGATGAAGCCATCAATTTAGCGATTTTAATGCAGGCGCGAATTTTAAATCCTCAGATTCGGATTATTAATCGTTTATTTAATACTAATTTGGGAACACGGCTGAATCAAACGTTACCCGATCACAGTACGATGAGTGTTTCGGCTTTAGCCGCGCCTGTATTTGCCTTTGCTGCTTTGGGAAATCAAGCGATTGGACAATTAGAATTATTTAATCAAATTTGGCCGATTCATGAAGAATTGATTGATGAAGATCATTCTTGGTTGGGAAAAAGTTTGAGGGAATTATGGGCTGAACCTGATCGAATGTTAATTTATTATTTGCCATTTAAAGATAAAATAGATTTAGTCTCTGGGGTGATGGCAGATCAACAACTACAAGTCGGCGATCGCTTAATTGTTGCCCTTAAACCCCAAACTCGTCAGACTCAAAAAGATCTCAAATATCGAGTGTTTAAATTTAAACGCGGTCTACAAAAATTTAAACACTATGCCAAGTCGGCTCTGATTGTCAGTTTAATTTTATTTTTAACCATATTAGGTGCAGCTTTAACTTATATTGTCGCTGATCCCAGTTATTCTTTTGTGGATTCTCTCTATTTTTCGGTAGGAATGATTACCGGAGCCGGAGGGAATGAACAGGTTGTTGAACATTCTCCTGATGCGATTAAAGTATTTACGGTGATGATGATGTTAATTGGCACTGGAGTTGTGGGAATTAGTTATGCGTTATTAAATGATTTTATTTTAGGCACTCGGTTGAAAGATTATGTGAACGCCACCAGAGTTCCTGAACGCAATCATTATATTATTTGTGGGTTAGGAGAATTGGGGTTAAATATTGCTCAACATTTATATCAACGAGGTTATGAAGTCGTAGTAATTGAACGTGATCCTAACAGCCGATTTATCAGTACCGCCAAAGGCTTAAAAATTCCGGTTTTTGAAGGAGATGCCAGTTTAGCCAATACCTTGAAAAGCGTGAATGTTGAAGCCGCAGAAGCGTTATTAGCGGTTACAAATGATGATACGGGAAATTTAGAAATTGCTTTAAGTGCTAGGGGGTTAGCACCTCGTTTACGAGTGATCACTCGTACCCATGATTCCCATTTCGCGTTAATGGTACAACAGGTTTTTGATTTTGAAGCGGTTTTAAATACGACAGAGATCGCGGCTCCAGCTTTCGCAGCGGCAGCATTAGGAGGACGAATTTTAGGCAGTGGGATCACGGCTGATAGTCTTTGGGTAGCGTTAGGAACCTTGATTACTCCTAACCATCCCTTTTGTGGAAAACGAGTCCAAGAGGTCGCCCGAAAAGCGGATTTTGTTCCTTTATATATTGAAACAGCCTATCAAACGATTCACAGTTGGGAACTGTTGAATTTTCTGCTCCAACCGGGGGATATTTTATATTTAACCATGCCCGCCCATCACATTGAGCAACTATGGCACTCTCTCCCCCCAGAACGAATCTCCTGGGAGGATAATCATGTCCTCAGCCGAGAGTCGAGCGTAGGGCCAGGTAAAAATTAA
- the hpf gene encoding ribosome hibernation-promoting factor, HPF/YfiA family gives MKLVIQGKNLEVTSAIHEYVHQKITKAVSHFEQLTTEVDVHLSVARNPRINPKQTAEVTIYANGTVIRAQESSENLYASIDLVADKIARQLRKYKEKRQDKTQNLPKAGDVVIEHPVVEDLIGDRAPELPQEVIRTKYFAMPLITIDEALEQLQLIDHDFYMFRNAETEEINVIYKRSNHRGYGVIQPRHGEAGSNGKSAQGNTEVLISPKAAQV, from the coding sequence ATGAAGCTTGTTATCCAGGGTAAGAATTTGGAAGTTACGAGTGCAATTCACGAATATGTACATCAGAAGATCACCAAAGCTGTCAGTCATTTTGAACAGTTGACGACAGAGGTTGATGTGCATTTGTCGGTTGCTCGGAACCCTCGGATAAATCCAAAACAAACCGCAGAAGTGACAATTTATGCCAACGGAACTGTGATTCGCGCTCAAGAAAGTAGTGAAAATCTTTACGCCAGCATTGATCTAGTCGCCGACAAAATTGCTCGCCAACTGCGGAAGTATAAAGAAAAACGTCAGGATAAGACTCAAAATCTGCCCAAAGCGGGTGATGTGGTGATTGAGCATCCCGTCGTTGAAGATTTGATCGGAGATCGTGCTCCTGAACTACCCCAAGAGGTGATTCGTACAAAATATTTTGCGATGCCTCTGATAACCATTGATGAGGCGTTAGAACAGCTTCAATTGATTGATCATGATTTCTATATGTTCCGCAATGCCGAGACAGAAGAAATCAATGTCATCTACAAGCGTTCTAATCATCGTGGTTATGGTGTGATTCAACCCCGCCACGGAGAAGCCGGAAGCAACGGTAAATCCGCTCAGGGTAACACGGAGGTTTTGATTTCGCCCAAAGCTGCTCAAGTTTAG
- a CDS encoding FAD-binding oxidoreductase: protein MNVISTNDHKNRQELEKIVGEGNVQPWDEIESVRQQQIIQSLTPGTTIQGIIYPQTQEELAQVIAYTHQQQLSVLPCGFCSKIDWGGLIKNVDFAVSTERMNQLIEHAVGDLTITVEAGMKFSQMQAILAQENQVVGFDPTYPELATIGGIIATGDTNFLRQRYRSIRDLILGISIVRYDGKIAKAGGRVVKNVAGYDLMKLFTGSYGTLGIISQITLRVYPQAEFSGTVILTGEPEAIAQANQTLLSSALTPVSVDLISTNLSKLLGFGDKISLVVQFQSIPESVQQQSQRLMEVGETLGLKAIYFDFDQANLWQQLKQQIWQSQSNASILCKIGVTPTSAVKTLMQCQTLGVIHAGVGLGVLRFESVSPETLLNLRNWCQSQGGFLSILKAPVELKQQLEVWGYSGNALNLMRQIKKQFDPQNQLSPNRFVGGI, encoded by the coding sequence ATGAACGTGATTTCTACCAACGACCATAAAAACCGACAGGAATTAGAGAAAATCGTAGGGGAAGGCAATGTCCAACCTTGGGACGAAATCGAATCCGTGCGACAACAACAGATAATTCAATCCCTGACCCCAGGAACAACAATTCAAGGAATTATTTATCCTCAAACTCAAGAAGAATTGGCTCAGGTTATTGCTTATACTCATCAACAACAATTGAGTGTTTTACCCTGTGGTTTCTGTAGCAAAATTGATTGGGGAGGACTGATTAAAAACGTCGATTTCGCCGTGAGTACCGAACGGATGAATCAACTAATTGAACACGCCGTTGGAGATTTAACAATTACCGTAGAAGCGGGAATGAAATTCTCCCAAATGCAAGCAATTTTAGCCCAGGAAAATCAAGTTGTAGGATTCGATCCCACCTATCCAGAACTAGCAACAATCGGCGGAATTATTGCCACAGGAGACACAAATTTTCTTCGACAACGTTATCGCAGTATCCGCGATCTGATTTTGGGGATTTCCATTGTTCGTTATGATGGAAAAATCGCCAAAGCTGGCGGTCGAGTGGTTAAGAATGTGGCGGGTTATGACTTAATGAAATTATTCACAGGTTCCTATGGAACTTTAGGAATTATTAGTCAAATTACCTTACGAGTTTATCCCCAAGCGGAATTTTCGGGAACTGTAATTCTCACCGGAGAACCGGAAGCAATTGCACAAGCGAATCAAACGTTATTATCCTCGGCATTAACCCCAGTTTCTGTAGATTTAATCTCGACAAATCTATCAAAATTATTAGGATTTGGAGATAAAATTAGTTTAGTTGTTCAGTTTCAAAGTATTCCAGAAAGTGTGCAACAACAGAGTCAACGCTTAATGGAAGTGGGAGAAACATTAGGGTTAAAAGCAATTTATTTTGACTTTGATCAGGCGAATTTATGGCAACAATTAAAACAGCAAATTTGGCAATCTCAATCTAACGCTTCTATTCTTTGTAAAATCGGAGTTACCCCCACTTCTGCGGTCAAAACCTTAATGCAGTGTCAAACCCTCGGCGTTATTCATGCTGGGGTTGGTTTAGGGGTGTTACGGTTTGAAAGCGTTTCTCCAGAAACTTTGTTAAACTTAAGAAATTGGTGTCAATCTCAAGGGGGATTTTTATCGATTTTAAAAGCACCTGTAGAGCTAAAACAACAGTTAGAGGTTTGGGGATATTCAGGAAATGCTTTAAATCTAATGCGTCAAATCAAAAAACAATTTGACCCTCAAAATCAATTGAGTCCTAATCGATTTGTTGGTGGAATTTAA
- a CDS encoding RNA recognition motif domain-containing protein, translating to MTIYVGNLSYSVTEDDLKEVFAEYGTVKNVQLPIDRETQRKRGFGFVEMDTDAEETKAIQELDGAEWMDRVLKVNKARPREERKPSRGGWGGGGNSNYRGGRQ from the coding sequence ATGACTATTTACGTTGGCAATCTATCTTACAGCGTCACAGAAGACGATCTCAAAGAAGTCTTTGCTGAATATGGTACTGTTAAAAACGTTCAACTTCCTATTGACCGGGAAACCCAACGCAAACGGGGTTTCGGTTTTGTAGAAATGGACACAGATGCTGAAGAAACCAAAGCTATCCAAGAGTTAGATGGTGCGGAATGGATGGATCGTGTTCTCAAAGTGAATAAAGCTCGTCCCCGCGAGGAGCGCAAACCCTCCCGGGGTGGCTGGGGCGGAGGCGGTAATTCTAACTATCGCGGTGGTCGTCAGTAA
- a CDS encoding type II toxin-antitoxin system HicB family antitoxin, producing the protein MKYSILIQWSEEDSSYVASLPEWGKYARTHGKTYEEALENAKEVLEDLVYAYNQVNKPLPSPQILQLA; encoded by the coding sequence ATGAAGTATAGCATTTTAATTCAATGGTCTGAGGAAGATAGTTCCTATGTTGCAAGTTTACCTGAATGGGGTAAGTACGCGCGAACACACGGTAAAACCTATGAAGAAGCCCTTGAGAACGCCAAGGAAGTTTTAGAGGATTTGGTGTACGCCTATAATCAAGTCAATAAACCTTTACCAAGTCCACAGATACTACAGTTAGCCTAG
- a CDS encoding mechanosensitive ion channel family protein, whose translation MLVLIGCFYLLEFSASAQEQFQPLFQSNIAAVTLDGRAIFKVSGAENLTAQERAEMISTKLQQAATSTQSIEVQVKPINQQPTLWVNNSYLLTVTQEDTQNQNIPEDQAQIWRSEIQEAVNISRKERSIDFLKKTAIKAFLVLSLGILLHWGLGRFWRYYLRHLFRFFLPSSPGSNQADLSHNLELFLTLTLAGIRLGLWTAIVLYITNQFPFTRILSYRLTGTLISTLTSKLITINKASYSIPDLLILVGLVWGLIVFAKVITDLLQSRVLNATRISRGAQEVVSVIFRYAFISLGTIVLLQVWGLDLSSLTILASALGVGIGFGFKDIAKNFGSGLVLLFERPIQVGDFVEVGNYMGTVERVGARSTVIKTLDQVSIIVPNSRFLESELINWHHDNPISGLRLSIGVAYGSSVEIVKELLLSAAKANSEVLSIPASQVLFKGFGDNSLNFELRVWTNKPSRQFLIKSDLYFKIEALFRQYKIEIPFPQRDVNIRGSVPLELSPELQSVIQQIAQNQNNGYPQNLDASGGQNSNP comes from the coding sequence TTGCTAGTTTTAATTGGCTGCTTCTATTTGTTGGAATTTTCAGCCTCAGCACAGGAGCAATTTCAACCCTTATTTCAATCTAATATTGCTGCGGTAACTTTAGATGGACGAGCTATTTTTAAAGTCAGTGGAGCCGAAAATTTGACGGCTCAAGAACGAGCAGAAATGATTAGTACCAAATTACAACAGGCGGCAACATCAACACAATCCATAGAAGTTCAAGTTAAACCGATTAATCAACAACCCACCCTTTGGGTGAATAATTCTTATTTGCTCACCGTGACTCAGGAAGATACACAAAATCAAAATATTCCTGAAGATCAAGCTCAAATTTGGCGTTCTGAAATTCAAGAAGCCGTGAATATATCACGAAAAGAACGCAGTATTGATTTTCTGAAAAAAACAGCGATTAAAGCTTTTTTAGTGCTGTCTCTGGGTATTTTATTACATTGGGGATTAGGTCGGTTTTGGCGTTATTATCTCCGTCATTTATTTCGGTTTTTTTTACCCTCCTCTCCTGGATCTAATCAAGCAGATCTGTCTCATAATTTAGAATTATTTTTAACTTTAACATTGGCAGGGATAAGATTAGGCTTATGGACGGCTATAGTTCTTTATATTACGAATCAATTTCCGTTTACCAGAATTTTAAGTTATCGATTAACAGGAACCTTAATTTCCACCTTAACTTCTAAATTAATTACGATTAATAAAGCCTCCTATTCTATTCCCGATTTATTGATTTTAGTAGGTTTAGTTTGGGGATTAATTGTTTTTGCTAAAGTTATAACAGACCTTTTACAATCTCGTGTCTTAAACGCCACCCGAATTAGTCGAGGTGCTCAAGAAGTTGTTTCAGTTATTTTTAGATATGCGTTTATTTCCCTAGGAACAATTGTTTTATTACAAGTTTGGGGTTTAGATTTAAGTTCTTTAACGATTTTAGCCAGTGCGTTAGGAGTGGGAATTGGATTTGGATTTAAAGATATTGCTAAAAATTTTGGCAGTGGTTTAGTCTTATTATTTGAACGTCCGATTCAAGTCGGAGATTTTGTAGAAGTTGGTAATTATATGGGAACTGTAGAACGAGTTGGCGCTCGCAGTACGGTGATTAAAACTTTAGATCAAGTCTCTATTATTGTACCGAATTCTCGTTTTTTAGAATCGGAATTAATTAATTGGCATCATGATAATCCTATTTCTGGTTTACGCTTATCTATTGGGGTTGCTTATGGGTCTAGTGTGGAGATTGTTAAAGAGTTATTATTATCGGCAGCAAAAGCTAATTCTGAAGTTTTATCGATTCCCGCTTCTCAAGTTTTATTTAAAGGGTTTGGGGACAATTCATTAAATTTTGAATTAAGAGTTTGGACAAATAAACCGAGTCGTCAATTTTTAATTAAAAGTGATCTCTATTTTAAAATAGAAGCTCTTTTTAGACAATATAAAATAGAGATTCCCTTTCCTCAACGAGATGTCAATATTCGGGGAAGCGTCCCTTTAGAATTATCTCCTGAATTGCAAAGTGTTATCCAACAAATTGCTCAAAATCAAAATAACGGATACCCCCAAAATTTAGATGCTTCTGGGGGTCAGAATTCTAACCCTTAA
- the rpsU gene encoding 30S ribosomal protein S21: MSQVVLGETEQLESALRRFKRKVSQAGIFADLKKNRHFETPGQKRKRKEVARHKERRRLRNRRQQFQNSEP, from the coding sequence ATGAGCCAAGTCGTTCTCGGTGAAACTGAACAATTAGAGTCCGCTCTACGCCGCTTTAAGCGAAAAGTTTCACAAGCTGGGATTTTTGCCGATCTGAAAAAAAATCGTCATTTTGAAACCCCCGGACAAAAACGCAAGCGGAAAGAGGTAGCTCGCCATAAAGAACGTCGTCGCCTTCGTAACCGTAGACAACAATTTCAAAATAGTGAACCCTAA
- a CDS encoding nucleotidyltransferase family protein, with protein sequence MAKIQNMKRDEAIAILTTYHESLKGFGVKSLFIFGSVARNEARLDSDVDLLVEFDKPVGLFTFIRLQRYLESILGCSVDLGTPDSVKSYLQDSVFKDVIRAI encoded by the coding sequence ATGGCCAAAATTCAGAATATGAAGCGGGATGAAGCGATCGCAATTTTGACAACTTACCATGAATCTTTAAAGGGTTTTGGGGTGAAGTCTCTATTTATTTTTGGCTCCGTTGCCCGAAATGAAGCCAGACTGGATAGTGATGTGGATTTGTTAGTGGAATTTGACAAGCCTGTGGGCTTATTTACATTTATCCGTCTACAACGATATTTGGAAAGTATTTTAGGCTGTTCTGTTGATTTAGGAACCCCTGATTCTGTTAAATCTTATCTACAAGATTCTGTTTTTAAGGATGTAATTCGTGCCATCTAG
- the eno gene encoding phosphopyruvate hydratase gives MSETAINAIIAREILDSRGRPTLEAEVYLDNGAYGHAQVPSGASTGSFEAHELRDGDKSRYGGKGVLTAVKNANEIIAPALNGVSALEQTVIDQIMLDLDGTPNKSNLGANAILGVSLAVAKAAAESVGLPLYRYLGGPIANLLPVPLMNVINGGSHAANNVDIQEFMIVPIAAPTFKEALRWGAEVFASLSGVLKEKGLLGGVGDEGGFAPNLGSNQEALDILIQAIEMAGYKPGEQVALALDVASSEFYKDGTYTYDGQPHSPAQLIDYLSDLIGKYPIISIEDGLQEDDWDNWKSLTEKIGSKVQLVGDDLFVTNPTRLRTGIEQKIGNSILVKLNQIGSLSETLETVDLATRNGYTSVISHRSGETEDTTISDLAVATRAGQIKTGSLCRSERIAKYNRLLRIEDELGAQAVYAGAVGLGPRFSK, from the coding sequence ATGTCAGAAACCGCGATTAACGCTATTATTGCCCGTGAAATCCTAGACTCTCGCGGACGCCCCACCCTCGAAGCCGAAGTCTACCTCGATAACGGCGCCTATGGACACGCTCAGGTTCCCAGTGGAGCATCCACCGGAAGCTTTGAAGCCCATGAACTCCGAGATGGGGATAAAAGCCGTTATGGAGGTAAAGGGGTTCTGACGGCCGTTAAAAACGCTAACGAAATTATCGCCCCAGCCCTCAACGGAGTTAGTGCCCTGGAACAAACCGTCATCGACCAAATTATGCTTGATCTCGATGGCACTCCCAACAAAAGCAACCTGGGAGCCAACGCCATTCTCGGTGTCTCCCTAGCCGTTGCTAAAGCCGCCGCCGAAAGCGTGGGTTTACCCCTCTATCGTTACCTGGGTGGGCCCATTGCCAACCTTCTCCCCGTCCCCTTAATGAACGTGATCAACGGAGGCTCCCACGCTGCCAATAACGTTGATATTCAAGAGTTTATGATCGTTCCTATCGCCGCCCCCACCTTCAAAGAAGCCCTGCGTTGGGGGGCGGAAGTGTTTGCATCCCTGAGTGGTGTCCTAAAAGAAAAAGGACTCCTCGGTGGGGTTGGGGATGAAGGCGGTTTTGCCCCTAATTTGGGTTCAAACCAAGAAGCTCTGGATATTCTAATTCAAGCCATTGAAATGGCGGGCTATAAACCCGGTGAACAGGTCGCCCTCGCCCTCGATGTCGCCTCCAGTGAATTCTACAAAGACGGAACTTACACCTACGACGGTCAACCCCACAGTCCCGCCCAACTGATTGACTACCTGAGTGACCTGATTGGCAAATATCCGATTATTTCGATCGAAGATGGTCTACAGGAAGATGACTGGGATAACTGGAAATCCCTCACCGAGAAAATAGGCAGTAAAGTGCAATTAGTGGGAGATGACTTATTTGTCACGAACCCAACTCGTTTGAGAACAGGAATTGAGCAGAAAATCGGGAATTCTATTCTGGTGAAACTCAATCAAATTGGTTCCCTCTCCGAAACCTTAGAAACCGTTGACCTGGCAACCCGCAATGGTTATACTTCTGTAATTAGTCACCGTTCTGGGGAAACTGAAGACACCACAATTTCAGACCTGGCCGTTGCTACCCGGGCGGGACAAATTAAAACAGGTTCTCTGTGTCGGAGTGAACGCATCGCCAAATATAACCGTTTGTTACGCATTGAAGACGAACTCGGCGCTCAAGCTGTTTATGCTGGAGCCGTTGGTCTAGGCCCCCGGTTCTCGAAATAA
- a CDS encoding GGDEF domain-containing response regulator, producing MNNEQNPLNPCDILIIDDYPDNLRVLTAILAEQGYRVRKAINGKLALATIETQVPDLILLDIQLPDINGYELCRQIKSNPRTYAVPILMISVQDKAEDIVRAFTEGAVDYIKKPFQPEEVIIRVKTQLMIRHLYSQLEDQNQTLFEKNNQLQLEVEQRLQTEEALKQANFKLQKLAFIDSLTALGNRRYFDEQLPRTWRQMARNKQFLSLIICDLDYFKTYNDTYGHPAGDLCLKQVAHAIHRAVKRPGDLVFRYGGEEFVIILPETPLDGAIQVAKNIQLEVEQLHLLHTHFSIYQKITLSFGISCQSPAPNTSPTALIIQADQALYDAKTQGRNTYAVYSAPSPL from the coding sequence ATGAATAACGAGCAAAACCCCTTAAATCCCTGTGATATATTAATTATTGATGATTATCCTGATAATCTGCGAGTTTTAACGGCAATTTTAGCTGAACAAGGCTATCGGGTCAGAAAAGCAATTAATGGTAAACTAGCCTTAGCCACCATTGAAACTCAAGTACCGGATTTAATCTTGTTAGATATTCAACTCCCCGATATTAATGGTTATGAACTCTGTCGCCAGATTAAATCAAATCCTCGAACCTATGCTGTACCTATTTTAATGATTAGTGTTCAGGATAAAGCTGAAGATATTGTCAGAGCCTTTACAGAAGGAGCCGTAGATTATATTAAAAAACCTTTCCAACCTGAAGAAGTGATTATTCGAGTTAAAACTCAACTCATGATTAGACACCTTTATAGTCAATTAGAAGATCAAAACCAGACACTTTTTGAAAAAAATAATCAACTTCAATTAGAAGTTGAGCAACGGTTACAAACGGAAGAGGCTTTAAAACAAGCTAATTTTAAATTACAAAAATTAGCATTTATTGACAGCTTAACAGCGTTAGGAAATCGTCGTTATTTTGATGAACAGTTACCTCGAACTTGGCGACAGATGGCTAGAAACAAACAATTTCTGTCCTTAATTATTTGTGATTTAGACTATTTTAAAACCTATAATGATACTTATGGTCATCCTGCGGGAGATCTTTGTCTTAAACAAGTCGCTCATGCGATTCATCGTGCCGTTAAACGTCCTGGGGATTTGGTTTTCCGTTATGGCGGAGAAGAATTTGTGATTATTTTACCTGAAACTCCCCTGGATGGTGCAATACAAGTTGCTAAAAATATACAGCTTGAAGTTGAACAACTTCATCTCCTACACACTCATTTTTCTATCTATCAAAAAATCACCTTAAGTTTTGGAATTTCCTGTCAATCTCCTGCTCCCAATACCTCACCCACCGCTTTAATTATTCAAGCTGATCAAGCACTTTATGATGCTAAAACCCAGGGACGAAATACTTATGCTGTCTATTCCGCTCCCAGTCCTCTCTAA